From the genome of Desulfobacterales bacterium, one region includes:
- the tadA gene encoding Flp pilus assembly complex ATPase component TadA produces MKKKKKLGEMLINADILSEEQLQKALVSQKKSGLKLGQFLVREGIVSESQIVGVISRQLKIEKYSSTQYPLDLGLATFVPAEMAKKYQIAPLRKKGFLLTIAMVDPQDIEALDAVEVYTNTEVEAVICTEQEMNYLLKTLYGAYTTLDEGTEKSSNEADDSAQKQENSPGEIEVSGQDSGDDVPVIRLVNSILSQAITEKVSDIHISPEKDYVQVRFRVDGRLHELPAPPKSMFLPMVSRLKIMANLDIASSRVPQDGRFTVKMSGKEVNIRTSTLPTIYGENVVLRLLDTSGGILTLEQIGMKESDRIKIEKMLFKPYGMILSTGPTGSGKSTTLYSMLHILNTPDINIITLEDPVEFRIPKIRQVQLNQKAGMTFASGLRSILRQDPDVIMVGEIRDAETARISVQAALTGHRVLSTVHTNDSAGAITRFIDMGIEPFLVSSVMLIAIAQRLVRRICKECSEIYNPPTEILESWGIDEDTGSKFKKGRGCFNCFDSGYKGRTGLYEVLVIDEEVQDMIIKRKTSQEIMWVLKNSGKLITLKEDAADKAKRGITTLEEAASAVMT; encoded by the coding sequence GTGAAGAAAAAAAAAAAATTAGGTGAAATGCTTATTAATGCTGATATTCTTAGTGAAGAACAGCTTCAAAAAGCATTAGTAAGTCAAAAAAAATCAGGTTTAAAACTTGGACAATTTCTTGTTCGGGAAGGCATTGTAAGTGAATCTCAAATTGTTGGAGTTATTTCAAGGCAACTAAAAATTGAAAAATATTCTTCTACTCAATATCCTTTAGACTTAGGTCTTGCAACCTTTGTTCCTGCAGAAATGGCAAAAAAATATCAGATAGCCCCTTTAAGGAAAAAGGGTTTTCTCCTTACAATAGCGATGGTTGACCCTCAAGACATCGAAGCATTAGATGCAGTTGAAGTCTATACTAACACAGAAGTAGAAGCCGTTATATGCACAGAACAAGAAATGAATTATCTTTTAAAAACCCTTTATGGTGCATATACTACCCTTGATGAAGGTACAGAAAAGTCATCTAATGAAGCCGATGATTCAGCTCAAAAGCAAGAAAATAGTCCTGGAGAAATTGAAGTCAGCGGTCAGGATTCAGGAGATGATGTTCCGGTAATAAGGCTTGTTAATTCTATATTAAGCCAAGCAATAACTGAAAAAGTAAGTGATATTCACATAAGCCCTGAAAAGGATTATGTTCAAGTCAGGTTCAGAGTTGATGGGAGGCTCCATGAACTTCCAGCGCCTCCAAAATCTATGTTTTTGCCTATGGTATCAAGATTAAAAATAATGGCTAACCTTGATATTGCATCATCAAGAGTTCCTCAAGATGGAAGGTTTACTGTAAAAATGAGCGGTAAAGAAGTCAATATAAGAACTTCAACGCTTCCCACAATTTACGGCGAAAATGTTGTTTTACGTCTTCTTGATACAAGCGGAGGCATTTTAACATTAGAACAAATTGGAATGAAAGAATCAGACAGAATTAAAATTGAAAAAATGCTGTTTAAACCTTATGGTATGATTCTAAGCACAGGACCTACTGGAAGTGGTAAAAGCACTACCCTTTATTCCATGCTCCATATATTAAATACGCCCGATATAAATATAATAACTCTCGAAGACCCAGTTGAATTTAGAATTCCTAAAATTAGACAGGTTCAGCTTAATCAAAAAGCGGGAATGACCTTTGCCAGTGGTCTTCGTTCAATACTTAGACAGGACCCAGATGTAATAATGGTAGGAGAAATAAGAGATGCTGAAACAGCAAGAATTTCGGTGCAAGCAGCTTTAACAGGCCATAGAGTACTTAGTACTGTTCACACAAATGATTCGGCAGGAGCTATAACTCGTTTTATTGATATGGGGATTGAGCCTTTTCTGGTTTCATCAGTTATGCTCATTGCTATCGCCCAAAGACTCGTGAGAAGAATTTGTAAAGAATGTTCTGAAATATACAATCCTCCTACCGAAATTCTTGAATCTTGGGGAATTGATGAGGATACAGGATCTAAATTTAAAAAGGGCAGGGGATGTTTTAATTGTTTTGACAGCGGCTATAAAGGCAGAACTGGATTGTATGAGGTTCTTGTAATTGACGAAGAAGTCCAGGATATGATTATAAAAAGAAAAACGTCCCAAGAAATTATGTGGGTTTTAAAAAATTCTGGTAAGCTTATTACTTTAAAGGAAGACGCTGCAGATAAAGCTAAAAGAGGCATAACAACTTTAGAAGAGGCAGCCTCCGCGGTTATGACCTAA
- a CDS encoding PaaI family thioesterase, producing MEEKAFQDYYPDNFSHCYGCGNLNEDGLKIKSYWDGDESVCIFTPKPYHKAIPGYVYGGLIASVIDCHSTGTAAAAAYKYENRSMGTAPPIRFLTASLHVDFLKPTPIDADMEIRSKVKEIKGRKVIVTSILMSKGNICAKGEVVAVAVKLES from the coding sequence ATGGAAGAAAAAGCATTTCAAGATTATTACCCAGATAATTTCAGCCACTGTTACGGATGCGGCAACCTTAATGAAGATGGACTTAAAATAAAAAGTTATTGGGATGGAGATGAATCAGTATGTATATTTACTCCTAAACCTTATCATAAGGCAATCCCAGGATATGTTTATGGAGGCCTTATTGCATCTGTAATAGACTGCCATTCAACCGGAACAGCTGCAGCCGCGGCCTATAAATATGAAAATAGATCAATGGGGACAGCACCTCCCATAAGATTTCTTACAGCATCTCTGCATGTAGATTTTTTAAAACCAACCCCAATAGATGCAGATATGGAAATAAGGTCTAAAGTTAAAGAAATTAAAGGACGTAAAGTCATTGTTACAAGCATTTTAATGTCAAAAGGAAATATTTGCGCTAAAGGAGAAGTAGTCGCTGTAGCAGTAAAGTTGGAAAGCTAA
- a CDS encoding tellurite resistance TerB family protein, whose translation MSFLDWVKQKKDEISTEIKRFKNADFMEAISAGCAMVAVADGFVSPEEKQKMAGFIKRNDALKIFDMNKVIESFNKYADNFEFDFNIGKGEALKVISKIKKDQGAARLLIQVCIAIGSSDGKFDPSEQKIVKEICHALGLEPKEFGLE comes from the coding sequence ATGAGTTTTCTTGATTGGGTAAAACAAAAAAAAGATGAGATAAGCACTGAAATAAAACGATTTAAAAATGCTGATTTTATGGAGGCTATATCTGCTGGATGTGCTATGGTAGCTGTTGCTGATGGATTTGTTTCTCCTGAAGAAAAACAAAAAATGGCTGGATTTATAAAAAGAAATGATGCTTTAAAAATATTTGATATGAATAAAGTTATTGAAAGCTTTAATAAATATGCGGACAATTTTGAATTTGATTTTAACATAGGTAAAGGTGAGGCTCTTAAGGTAATTTCAAAAATAAAAAAAGATCAAGGAGCAGCAAGGCTTCTTATTCAAGTATGCATTGCAATTGGATCTTCAGATGGAAAATTTGATCCGAGTGAACAAAAAATAGTTAAAGAAATTTGTCATGCTCTTGGGCTTGAGCCTAAAGAATTTGGGCTTGAATAG
- a CDS encoding type II secretion system F family protein: protein MRKYTFQAIDEKGNKVTGEIEAESVEVAQNMVADKGYIPVKITNSDITGGGFSFQKFTDSLTPIKTHELIIFTKQYRTMLNAGISVLEILRILEAQTANPRFKKIISSMRKDIQEGSGLHEAFANYPEVFSKLYCGMIQAGEASGSLPKVLDRLTYIIEHEAKIKEDIKSALQYPVTVLCFLVIAFFILLTFVIPKFAAIFIKAGIKLPLPTKMCIVMYTFLKNYWFLLLGGIVGLIVFLIYYLKTEQGKYVRDVILIKLPIVGNLVLKASMSRFASIFAILQSSGVAILSSLKILSGTIGNSVISKEFDKLSTDLSEGKGIAEPLSRSPYFDPLVVNMVAIGEESGNLDEMLTEISKHFDSEVEYAMGRLSEAIGPILTVGLAAVVGFFALAIFLPMWDLTKMVK, encoded by the coding sequence ATGAGAAAATATACTTTTCAAGCGATAGACGAAAAAGGAAATAAGGTAACAGGCGAAATTGAAGCTGAATCGGTTGAAGTTGCACAAAACATGGTTGCAGATAAAGGCTATATTCCAGTTAAAATTACTAATTCGGATATTACTGGCGGAGGTTTTAGCTTTCAAAAATTTACCGATAGCTTGACACCAATAAAAACACATGAACTAATTATTTTTACAAAACAATACAGAACTATGCTTAATGCTGGTATATCTGTGCTTGAAATTTTGAGGATTTTAGAAGCCCAAACAGCTAATCCGAGATTTAAAAAAATAATTAGTTCTATGAGAAAAGATATTCAGGAAGGTTCAGGTCTTCACGAAGCTTTTGCTAATTATCCTGAAGTATTTTCTAAACTTTATTGCGGCATGATACAAGCCGGAGAAGCAAGCGGTTCCCTTCCAAAAGTTCTTGATCGTTTAACTTATATAATTGAACATGAAGCAAAAATCAAAGAAGATATAAAATCAGCTCTTCAATATCCTGTTACAGTTCTTTGTTTTCTTGTTATAGCTTTTTTTATTCTTTTAACCTTTGTTATTCCTAAATTTGCTGCTATCTTTATAAAAGCTGGAATAAAACTTCCTCTTCCGACAAAAATGTGTATTGTAATGTATACTTTTTTAAAAAATTACTGGTTTCTTTTACTTGGAGGAATTGTTGGATTAATAGTATTTTTAATATATTATCTAAAAACAGAACAAGGCAAATATGTAAGAGACGTAATTCTTATAAAACTCCCTATTGTAGGAAATTTAGTGTTAAAAGCTTCAATGTCAAGATTTGCAAGTATTTTTGCGATACTTCAGTCGAGCGGAGTTGCCATATTAAGTTCTCTAAAAATTTTGTCAGGAACTATCGGGAATTCTGTTATTTCTAAAGAATTTGATAAATTATCAACTGACCTTTCAGAAGGTAAAGGAATAGCTGAACCTCTTAGTAGATCTCCATATTTTGATCCCCTTGTAGTAAATATGGTAGCTATTGGTGAAGAATCAGGAAACTTAGACGAAATGTTAACCGAAATATCAAAACATTTTGATTCTGAAGTAGAATATGCAATGGGAAGATTATCTGAGGCAATAGGGCCAATTTTAACTGTAGGGTTAGCTGCTGTTGTCGGTTTTTTTGCATTAGCTATATTCCTTCCGATGTGGGATTTAACAAAAATGGTAAAATAG
- a CDS encoding sigma-54-dependent Fis family transcriptional regulator: protein MKTFRYSISIYIIIPIIFSGISVFSGVISFRIAQFCTKKGGVCPIFITIGAIAIVAFLCGLVIVKFLLKPVENFIIETTKRIPLSKSYNDKEKKGDELNKFTRIFDQVTAVLSKVDARQFFPEIIGESRAIRLVLAQIMKAAPTDSTVLILGESGTGKEIVATSIYNNSLRKDKSFVKLNCVAIPSELLESELFGYEKGAFTGANSKKIGKFETANEGTIFLDEIGDMPLNLQAKILRVLQEKEFDRIGGTKSIKVNVRIIAATNKNLEKMVKEHSFREDLYYRLNVIALTLPPLRERKEDIPLLVDKFIKDAPKDNIHITPLAMQTLMAYHWPGNIRELKNVIERTSVMCEKDKIEASSLPIEITKGFSDNVSDYSEKFSSSLDEQLKAIEKSLIIDALKKTYGIQAKASELLGINQRSLWHRLKKYDIDAAKFKMKNN from the coding sequence ATGAAAACTTTTCGTTATAGTATAAGTATTTATATTATTATACCTATAATATTTTCTGGAATTTCTGTATTTTCTGGAGTTATATCCTTTAGAATTGCTCAATTCTGCACAAAAAAAGGCGGAGTTTGCCCTATTTTTATTACGATAGGCGCTATTGCAATAGTTGCCTTTTTATGTGGCCTTGTTATTGTAAAATTTTTATTAAAACCCGTTGAAAATTTTATTATCGAAACAACGAAACGAATCCCACTTTCAAAATCATATAATGATAAAGAAAAAAAAGGCGATGAATTAAATAAATTTACAAGAATATTTGATCAGGTTACAGCAGTATTAAGTAAGGTTGATGCAAGGCAATTTTTTCCAGAAATTATAGGAGAAAGTCGGGCAATAAGATTAGTTTTAGCTCAAATAATGAAAGCAGCTCCTACTGATTCAACTGTTCTCATTTTAGGAGAAAGTGGAACAGGTAAAGAAATAGTAGCTACCAGCATATATAATAACAGTCTTCGTAAAGATAAATCCTTTGTTAAATTGAATTGTGTTGCAATTCCATCCGAGTTACTTGAAAGTGAACTCTTTGGATATGAAAAAGGCGCATTTACCGGTGCAAATTCAAAAAAAATCGGAAAATTTGAAACTGCAAATGAAGGCACAATATTCTTAGATGAAATCGGAGATATGCCTCTAAATCTTCAGGCAAAAATTTTAAGGGTTCTTCAGGAAAAAGAGTTTGATAGAATTGGTGGTACTAAGTCAATTAAAGTAAATGTTAGAATTATAGCGGCTACAAATAAAAATCTTGAAAAAATGGTTAAAGAGCATAGTTTTAGAGAAGATTTATATTATCGTTTAAATGTTATTGCATTAACATTACCGCCTTTAAGGGAAAGAAAAGAAGATATCCCTCTGTTGGTTGACAAATTTATAAAAGATGCGCCTAAAGATAATATTCATATTACACCTTTAGCTATGCAAACTTTGATGGCTTATCATTGGCCTGGAAATATAAGGGAGCTTAAAAATGTTATTGAAAGAACAAGTGTAATGTGCGAAAAGGACAAAATTGAAGCTTCTTCTCTTCCAATTGAAATAACAAAAGGGTTTTCGGATAATGTATCTGATTATTCTGAAAAATTTTCTTCTTCTTTAGATGAACAGTTAAAGGCTATTGAAAAAAGCTTAATAATTGATGCTTTAAAAAAAACATACGGAATTCAAGCAAAAGCATCAGAACTTTTAGGAATAAATCAGCGAAGCTTGTGGCACAGGCTAAAAAAATACGATATCGATGCGGCAAAATTTAAAATGAAAAATAATTAA